Proteins encoded within one genomic window of Candidatus Brevundimonas colombiensis:
- a CDS encoding MFS transporter yields MTARSASAAKTPRRSNAVLAAFSGPCLPLAAFGVALPVTLPEFYATFVGLKLGVVATVFMAVRLIDIVFDPFIGWGMDRTKTRFGRYRPWMALSTPMLMLAAYMMFVMVQPGAPPVYLFGWLLFLYLGFSIGTLGQLGWAAVLAPQYDQRSRVYGWWQVFNIIGVVLILVLPTVVVQTGIGTYADGVRIMGWAIVIALPVTIGLAMIAVPEPVTSGGQPHGSLGAYISLFKKPVVRKLLLSDLLLGVAPGITGSLLFFFFGQIRGYDHTQAGLFMLFYFVAGLCGAPFWAWYATRVGKDRGLAVASVVSAVLYVGATLVPGNNFVLTAVVMFIAGLPYAAGLFLTRAMMADAGDEKRFETGVDRTGLMLSILSATTKIGHVVALIPYFILDRVGFRALPGSAGNSDAALLTLQILFIAVPGVLLILAGVVLRNYPLTAKRHDEIRAALDARDAGAAA; encoded by the coding sequence ATGACCGCCCGATCCGCGTCCGCCGCCAAGACGCCCCGCCGTTCGAACGCCGTTCTGGCCGCCTTTTCCGGCCCCTGCCTGCCGCTGGCGGCGTTCGGCGTCGCCCTGCCCGTCACCCTGCCAGAGTTCTACGCCACCTTCGTCGGGCTGAAGTTGGGGGTGGTGGCGACCGTCTTCATGGCGGTGCGCCTGATCGACATCGTCTTCGACCCCTTCATCGGCTGGGGCATGGACCGGACGAAGACGCGGTTCGGCCGCTATCGGCCGTGGATGGCGCTGTCGACGCCCATGCTGATGCTGGCCGCCTATATGATGTTCGTCATGGTCCAGCCGGGCGCGCCGCCTGTCTATCTGTTTGGCTGGCTGCTGTTTCTCTATCTCGGCTTTTCCATCGGCACCCTGGGCCAGCTGGGCTGGGCAGCCGTCCTGGCGCCGCAGTATGACCAGCGCAGCCGCGTCTATGGCTGGTGGCAAGTGTTCAACATCATCGGCGTGGTGCTGATCCTGGTGCTGCCGACCGTGGTGGTCCAGACGGGGATCGGGACCTATGCCGACGGGGTGCGGATCATGGGCTGGGCCATCGTGATCGCTCTGCCCGTCACCATCGGCCTGGCCATGATCGCCGTGCCCGAGCCAGTCACGTCCGGCGGTCAACCGCATGGCAGCTTGGGCGCCTATATCAGCCTGTTCAAGAAGCCGGTGGTCAGGAAGCTGCTGCTGTCGGACCTGCTGCTGGGCGTGGCGCCGGGCATCACCGGCTCGCTGCTGTTCTTCTTCTTCGGCCAGATCCGGGGCTACGACCACACCCAGGCCGGGCTGTTCATGCTGTTCTATTTCGTCGCGGGGCTGTGCGGCGCGCCTTTCTGGGCCTGGTACGCGACCCGCGTCGGCAAGGATCGCGGTCTGGCCGTGGCCAGCGTCGTTTCGGCCGTTCTCTATGTCGGCGCGACCCTGGTTCCGGGCAACAACTTCGTCCTGACGGCGGTGGTCATGTTCATCGCCGGCCTGCCCTATGCGGCGGGCCTGTTCCTGACCCGCGCCATGATGGCCGACGCCGGCGACGAGAAGCGGTTCGAGACCGGCGTGGACCGCACCGGCCTGATGCTGTCGATCCTGTCGGCCACCACCAAGATCGGCCATGTCGTCGCCCTGATCCCATACTTCATTCTGGATAGGGTGGGCTTCCGCGCCCTGCCCGGTTCGGCCGGCAACAGTGACGCGGCCCTTTTGACGCTGCAGATCCTGTTCATCGCCGTGCCGGGCGTTCTGCTGATCCTGGCGGGCGTGGTGTTGAGGAACTATCCGCTGACCGCGAAACGGCATGACGAAATCCGTGCGGCCCTCGATGCGCGCGACGCCGGAGCCGCGGCATGA
- a CDS encoding D-alanyl-D-alanine carboxypeptidase family protein: protein MSLRLFALFGLMLGTLFAGQARAAGPCHTNADVWGAQGLANAEAAYAMPWTPFGSTEWGWRPYLPLIQQELHTRCGAGTPIFASQLAGFQQTHGLAPTGLLDAATFQVFRGVWQERRPFVMARVGGLCPEPPPINQLGYLVAEEEHADRLTRLLRRDVLDAYRRLVAAARAEVPEVAANPELLQIFSGFRDPEADAARCAQQGNCDGLRRAVCSPHRTGTAVDLYVGQAPGLGVDSTSPASREYMARTETYRWLVENAGRFGFTPYVFEPWHWEYVRPWDPSFAP, encoded by the coding sequence ATGTCGCTTCGTCTGTTCGCCCTGTTCGGTCTGATGCTGGGAACGCTTTTCGCCGGGCAGGCCAGAGCGGCGGGACCATGCCACACCAATGCCGATGTCTGGGGCGCGCAAGGACTGGCCAACGCCGAGGCGGCCTATGCCATGCCGTGGACCCCGTTCGGATCGACCGAATGGGGTTGGCGGCCCTATCTGCCGTTGATCCAGCAGGAGCTGCACACCCGCTGTGGGGCCGGCACGCCGATCTTCGCCTCGCAGCTGGCGGGTTTTCAGCAGACGCATGGGCTGGCGCCGACCGGCCTGTTGGACGCCGCGACCTTTCAGGTGTTCCGCGGCGTGTGGCAGGAGCGGCGGCCCTTCGTGATGGCGCGCGTCGGCGGCCTGTGCCCCGAGCCGCCGCCGATCAACCAACTGGGCTATCTGGTCGCCGAGGAAGAACATGCCGACCGGCTGACCCGGCTGTTGCGACGCGACGTGCTGGACGCCTATCGCCGACTGGTCGCCGCCGCCCGCGCCGAGGTTCCCGAGGTCGCGGCCAATCCCGAACTGCTGCAGATCTTCTCGGGCTTTCGCGACCCGGAGGCGGATGCGGCGCGCTGCGCCCAGCAAGGCAATTGCGATGGTCTGAGACGGGCGGTCTGTTCGCCGCATCGGACCGGAACGGCCGTCGATCTCTATGTGGGGCAGGCGCCGGGTCTGGGCGTGGACTCCACGTCCCCCGCCAGCCGCGAATATATGGCGCGGACGGAGACCTATCGCTGGCTGGTGGAAAACGCCGGGCGTTTCGGTTTCACGCCTTACGTCTTTGAACCCTGGCACTGGGAGTATGTGAGGCCGTGGGACCCATCGTTCGCGCCCTGA
- the wrbA gene encoding NAD(P)H:quinone oxidoreductase codes for MPKVLVLYHSTYGHLETMAEAVAEGAREVEGAVVDIKRVPETVPEDLAKASHYKLDQKAPIAKIDDLKDYDAIIIGAGTRFGSAASQMRAFLDQAGGLWFSGALIGKIGGAFTATATQHGGQESTFQGLHNFFMHHGMPVVGLPYSYQAQMTLDAIHGGSPYGASTITGGDGSRQPSDIDLGGARFQGKHIAELAKKLHG; via the coding sequence ATGCCTAAAGTTCTGGTCCTTTATCACTCGACCTATGGTCACCTGGAAACCATGGCCGAAGCCGTCGCCGAAGGCGCGCGCGAGGTCGAAGGCGCAGTCGTGGACATCAAGCGCGTGCCCGAAACCGTGCCGGAAGACCTGGCCAAGGCCTCGCACTACAAGCTGGACCAGAAGGCTCCGATCGCCAAGATCGACGACCTGAAGGACTATGACGCCATCATCATCGGCGCGGGCACCCGCTTCGGCTCGGCCGCGTCGCAGATGCGCGCCTTTCTGGACCAGGCCGGCGGCCTGTGGTTCTCGGGCGCGCTGATCGGCAAGATCGGCGGCGCCTTCACCGCCACGGCGACCCAGCATGGCGGCCAGGAATCCACCTTCCAGGGCCTGCATAACTTCTTCATGCACCACGGGATGCCGGTGGTCGGTCTGCCCTATTCGTATCAGGCGCAGATGACGCTGGATGCGATCCACGGCGGTTCGCCCTATGGCGCCTCCACCATCACGGGCGGCGACGGCTCGCGTCAGCCCAGCGATATCGACCTGGGCGGCGCTCGCTTCCAGGGCAAGCATATCGCCGAACTGGCCAAGAAGCTGCACGGCTGA
- the ygiD gene encoding 4,5-DOPA dioxygenase extradiol gives MRQPAVFFGHGSPMNALGGPYGAAWRDLGRAIGKPKGVVMVSAHWETRGLGVTAQKRPETIHDFGNFPRELHDMQYPAPGSPELAARVSALTGAIETQQWGLDHGTWSVLCHVWPEADVPVVQLSLNRDLTARQHYDLAKGLTPLRDEGIVIAGSGDFVHNLRTWKREDGAEPYAWATGFNTAVKAAFERGDHKALIDWVGLAEDAQLSVPTDEHYLPVLYIAAQQQPGEPVHFFNDRIDGGSISMTGVRIG, from the coding sequence ATGCGCCAGCCCGCCGTCTTCTTCGGTCACGGTTCGCCCATGAATGCACTGGGCGGTCCCTATGGGGCCGCCTGGCGCGACCTGGGCCGGGCCATAGGCAAACCCAAGGGCGTGGTCATGGTGTCCGCCCATTGGGAGACGCGTGGGCTGGGCGTCACGGCGCAGAAAAGGCCCGAGACCATCCATGATTTCGGGAATTTCCCGCGTGAACTTCATGACATGCAGTATCCCGCGCCCGGATCGCCCGAATTGGCGGCCCGGGTGTCGGCCTTGACGGGCGCCATCGAAACGCAACAGTGGGGGCTGGACCATGGGACCTGGTCGGTGCTGTGTCATGTCTGGCCCGAGGCCGACGTGCCGGTTGTGCAGTTGTCGCTTAACCGCGACCTGACGGCGCGCCAGCATTACGACCTTGCCAAGGGGCTGACGCCTCTGCGCGACGAGGGGATCGTCATCGCCGGATCGGGCGACTTCGTCCATAATTTGCGGACCTGGAAGCGTGAGGACGGGGCCGAGCCCTACGCCTGGGCGACGGGCTTCAACACGGCGGTCAAGGCCGCGTTCGAGCGGGGCGACCACAAGGCCCTGATCGACTGGGTGGGCCTGGCCGAGGACGCGCAGCTAAGCGTGCCGACCGACGAACACTATCTGCCGGTGCTCTATATCGCCGCCCAGCAACAGCCGGGCGAACCCGTCCACTTCTTCAACGATCGCATCGATGGCGGATCGATCTCGATGACCGGCGTTCGGATCGGCTGA
- a CDS encoding AMP-binding protein has protein sequence MRQALDPSLYQQTLIDALIEARARFGDKEILEDQDRHPLTYTGLIRAAFVLGRKIAQMTERVERVAILLPSSMGVVVTFFGLHAHGRVPVMLNFTAGEANLKAAIKASGVKKVLTAKRFIDQAKLDDLIVELKTVADVVWLDDVRKTIGLADKLYGLAAGAAPKRFRVRTDPDAPGVVLFTSGSFGTPKGVVLSQQNLVANARQVAAHIDLDPSWVMFNPLPTFHCFGLTGGVILPLLQGLKAFEYPSPLHAKQITDLLPQVNASILFATDTFLSQYARVAEPNDFATLKFAVAGAEKVRDETRALFNTKFGGVELLEGYGATEASPVIAVNHPDRNAPGTVGQMLPGIDWKLEPVEGIDGGGRLFLKGPNVMSGYVTSAEPLTWDAIGDDWLDTGDIVDVDADGYVTIKGRAKRFAKIGGEMVSLTAVEGIAGAVWPERRHAVVAIPDSRKGEKLVLVTDHDAAEVAPLAEWARTNGAPELIVPKKIVKVSEVPVLGTGKTDYVAIQKMVEAEKAA, from the coding sequence TTGCGCCAGGCCCTGGATCCGTCGCTTTACCAACAAACCCTGATCGACGCCCTGATCGAGGCGCGCGCGCGGTTCGGCGACAAGGAAATCCTGGAAGACCAGGATCGTCATCCCCTGACCTACACCGGCCTGATCCGGGCGGCTTTCGTGCTGGGCCGCAAGATCGCGCAGATGACGGAACGGGTCGAGCGGGTCGCCATTCTGCTGCCGTCCTCGATGGGGGTTGTCGTCACCTTCTTCGGTCTGCACGCCCACGGCCGCGTGCCGGTGATGCTGAACTTCACCGCCGGCGAGGCCAATCTTAAGGCGGCCATCAAGGCGTCAGGCGTCAAGAAGGTGCTGACCGCCAAACGCTTCATAGATCAGGCCAAGCTGGACGACCTGATTGTTGAGCTGAAAACGGTCGCCGATGTCGTCTGGCTGGACGACGTGCGAAAGACCATCGGCCTGGCCGACAAATTGTATGGCCTGGCCGCCGGCGCCGCGCCAAAGCGGTTCCGCGTCAGGACAGACCCCGACGCGCCGGGCGTCGTCCTGTTCACCTCGGGCAGTTTCGGTACGCCGAAGGGCGTGGTGTTGAGCCAGCAGAATCTTGTGGCCAATGCGCGTCAGGTGGCCGCCCACATCGACCTCGATCCGTCCTGGGTCATGTTCAACCCCCTGCCGACCTTCCACTGTTTCGGCCTGACCGGCGGCGTCATCCTGCCGTTGCTGCAGGGATTGAAGGCGTTCGAATATCCGTCGCCGCTGCACGCCAAACAGATCACCGACCTGCTGCCCCAGGTGAACGCCTCGATCCTGTTCGCGACCGACACCTTCCTGAGCCAATACGCGCGTGTGGCCGAGCCGAACGACTTCGCCACCCTGAAGTTCGCCGTCGCCGGCGCCGAGAAGGTGCGCGACGAAACCCGCGCCCTGTTCAACACCAAGTTCGGCGGCGTGGAACTGCTGGAAGGCTATGGCGCGACAGAAGCCTCGCCCGTCATCGCCGTGAACCACCCCGACCGCAACGCGCCGGGCACGGTGGGCCAGATGCTGCCGGGCATCGACTGGAAGCTGGAACCCGTCGAGGGGATCGACGGCGGCGGCCGCCTGTTCCTCAAGGGTCCGAACGTCATGAGCGGCTATGTCACTTCGGCCGAGCCGCTGACCTGGGACGCCATTGGCGACGACTGGCTGGATACCGGCGACATCGTCGACGTGGACGCCGACGGCTATGTCACCATAAAGGGGCGCGCCAAACGCTTCGCCAAGATCGGCGGCGAGATGGTCTCACTGACGGCGGTCGAGGGCATCGCCGGCGCGGTCTGGCCCGAACGTCGTCACGCCGTCGTCGCGATCCCCGACAGCCGAAAGGGCGAAAAATTGGTCCTGGTCACCGACCACGACGCCGCCGAGGTCGCGCCCCTGGCCGAATGGGCGCGCACCAACGGCGCGCCGGAACTGATCGTGCCCAAGAAGATCGTCAAGGTCTCCGAGGTGCCGGTCCTGGGCACCGGCAAGACGGACTATGTCGCCATCCAGAAAATGGTCGAGGCGGAAAAAGCGGCCTGA
- the lipA gene encoding lipoyl synthase encodes MCLAFRARKAEIPAMVTLIDTLQRKPSELRHPEKQNRPESVVLKKPDWLRVKAPGSGQYNATKDIVRSKGLHTVCEEAACPNIGECWSQKHATLMIMGDTCTRACAFCNVKTGLPQPLDPEEPGKVGLAVSQMGLNHVVITSVDRDDVSDGGAAHFAEVVRQIRIQAPNTTIEILTPDFLRKDGAAAVMIDAKPDVFNHNLETVPRLYLKIRPGARYFHSLRLLQMVKERDPEQFTKSGIMVGLGETKEEVMQVMDDMRSAGVDFITIGQYLQPTRKHAAIDRFVTPEEFKAYEAIARAKGFLMVSSSPLTRSSHHAGDDFARLKAAREAQLKR; translated from the coding sequence CTGTGCCTTGCCTTCCGGGCGCGGAAAGCCGAAATACCGGCCATGGTCACCCTGATCGACACCCTGCAGCGCAAGCCGTCGGAACTGCGTCACCCGGAAAAGCAGAACCGGCCGGAATCGGTCGTGCTGAAAAAGCCTGACTGGCTGCGGGTCAAGGCCCCCGGTTCGGGCCAGTACAACGCCACCAAGGACATCGTCCGCTCCAAGGGGCTGCATACCGTCTGTGAAGAGGCGGCCTGCCCCAATATTGGCGAGTGCTGGAGCCAGAAGCACGCCACCCTGATGATCATGGGCGACACCTGCACGCGGGCCTGCGCCTTCTGCAACGTAAAGACGGGCCTGCCCCAGCCGCTGGATCCGGAGGAGCCGGGCAAGGTGGGTCTGGCCGTGTCCCAGATGGGTCTGAACCACGTCGTCATCACCTCGGTCGACCGCGACGACGTGTCGGACGGCGGCGCGGCCCACTTCGCCGAGGTGGTGCGCCAGATCCGCATCCAGGCGCCCAACACCACCATCGAAATTCTGACGCCCGACTTCCTGCGTAAGGATGGCGCGGCCGCTGTGATGATCGACGCCAAGCCCGACGTCTTCAATCACAACCTGGAAACCGTGCCGCGCCTGTATCTGAAGATCCGGCCCGGCGCCCGCTACTTCCATTCCCTGCGTCTGTTGCAGATGGTCAAGGAGCGCGACCCCGAGCAGTTCACCAAGTCCGGCATCATGGTTGGTCTGGGCGAGACCAAGGAAGAGGTCATGCAGGTGATGGACGACATGCGGTCCGCAGGCGTCGACTTCATCACCATCGGCCAATATCTACAGCCGACGCGCAAACACGCCGCCATCGACCGCTTCGTCACGCCGGAAGAATTCAAGGCCTATGAGGCGATCGCGCGCGCCAAGGGCTTCCTGATGGTGTCTTCGTCGCCGCTGACGCGTTCGTCTCACCATGCCGGCGACGACTTCGCCCGGCTGAAGGCGGCGCGCGAGGCGCAGTTGAAGCGCTAA
- a CDS encoding type II toxin-antitoxin system RatA family toxin, whose amino-acid sequence MAVHRVTRILPYAPEQLAGLVADVRTYPDFVPWVTSMRVWNDRVEADGVTVVDAEAGVGFAVLKERFSTWVRHDHNAPKVEVGLLRGPFKHLKNRWEFFPHPEGTRLEFMIDFAFKSRVLDLMLQANFDRAVEKLIGCFEAEARRRYGGS is encoded by the coding sequence ATGGCGGTCCATCGCGTCACGCGCATTCTTCCTTATGCGCCCGAACAGCTTGCCGGTCTGGTCGCCGATGTGCGGACCTATCCCGACTTCGTGCCCTGGGTCACGTCGATGCGGGTCTGGAACGACCGCGTCGAGGCTGACGGCGTGACCGTGGTGGACGCCGAGGCGGGCGTCGGATTCGCGGTGCTGAAAGAGCGGTTTTCGACCTGGGTGCGCCACGACCACAATGCGCCAAAGGTCGAGGTCGGTCTGCTGCGCGGGCCGTTCAAGCATCTGAAGAACCGCTGGGAGTTTTTCCCGCATCCCGAAGGAACGCGGTTGGAGTTCATGATCGACTTCGCCTTCAAGTCCCGGGTGCTGGACCTGATGCTCCAGGCCAATTTCGACCGGGCGGTGGAAAAGCTGATCGGCTGTTTCGAGGCCGAGGCCAGGCGGAGGTATGGCGGATCATGA
- a CDS encoding NAD(P)/FAD-dependent oxidoreductase produces the protein MSFDFDATVVGAGAVGLACGRALSKRGLTVLVLEKEGHIGQGVSSRNSEVIHGGLYYPSGSLKAQFCVEGRRALYDFLASRKIDHWKCGKLVVATEEAEVGRIEAIFEQATANGVEGLAHLTGAQARALEPALNAHAAILSPESGLFDSHGYMLALQGEIEDAGGSVVVSAPFEGAEPMSGGGFSVRVGGQGAMTVSSRLLITAPGLSAQSVAASVTGYPATNIPPGHFGKGVYFRLVGKAPFDRLIYPPPIPGALGTHYRKDLGGQGVFGPDLAYVEVEDYSVDPAKAEGFATYIRRFWPGLPDGALTPDYAGIRPKLHGPGEPQPDFQLHGREHHGIDGLMALFGIESPGLTSSLAIGEAVAHALTETQ, from the coding sequence ATGAGCTTCGATTTCGACGCAACTGTCGTGGGCGCCGGGGCTGTGGGCCTGGCCTGCGGTCGGGCGTTGTCGAAGCGGGGCCTGACGGTTCTGGTGCTGGAGAAGGAAGGCCACATCGGCCAGGGCGTTTCTTCCCGCAATTCCGAGGTGATCCACGGCGGGCTCTATTATCCGAGCGGCTCCTTGAAGGCGCAGTTCTGCGTCGAGGGGCGGCGGGCGCTGTATGATTTCCTGGCCAGTCGCAAGATCGACCATTGGAAGTGCGGCAAGCTGGTCGTGGCGACCGAAGAGGCCGAGGTCGGGCGAATCGAAGCCATCTTCGAACAGGCGACGGCGAACGGGGTGGAGGGGCTGGCGCATCTGACCGGCGCCCAGGCGCGGGCGCTGGAGCCGGCCCTGAACGCCCATGCGGCCATCCTGTCGCCGGAGAGCGGCCTGTTTGACAGCCACGGCTATATGCTGGCCCTGCAGGGCGAGATCGAGGATGCGGGCGGCTCGGTGGTGGTGTCGGCGCCGTTCGAAGGCGCCGAGCCAATGTCAGGCGGCGGTTTTTCCGTTCGTGTGGGCGGGCAGGGGGCGATGACTGTCTCCAGCCGCCTTTTGATCACCGCGCCGGGTCTGTCGGCGCAGAGCGTGGCGGCCAGCGTCACGGGCTATCCCGCGACCAACATTCCGCCGGGCCATTTCGGCAAGGGGGTCTATTTCCGGCTGGTCGGCAAGGCGCCGTTCGACCGATTGATCTATCCGCCGCCGATCCCCGGCGCTTTGGGCACCCACTATCGCAAGGACCTGGGCGGGCAGGGGGTGTTTGGGCCTGATCTGGCCTATGTGGAGGTCGAGGACTATTCGGTCGATCCGGCCAAGGCGGAAGGGTTCGCGACCTATATCCGCCGCTTCTGGCCCGGCCTGCCCGACGGCGCCCTGACGCCCGACTACGCCGGTATTCGGCCGAAACTGCATGGGCCGGGCGAGCCGCAGCCGGACTTTCAACTGCATGGGCGCGAGCATCACGGCATCGACGGTCTGATGGCCCTGTTCGGCATCGAGAGCCCCGGCCTGACCAGCTCACTGGCCATCGGCGAGGCGGTGGCGCACGCCTTGACGGAGACCCAATGA
- a CDS encoding sugar O-acetyltransferase, which yields MTEREKMLAGLPYDPGDADLRDGRARAVGLTVAINAEPDRDRRSALVNQLVNAADNKAVIMPGFFCDYGVNIHLGQRAFANANCVFLDCAEIRIGDNFQAGPGVQLLTPEHPLDAVARRGEETARSITIGDDVWIGGGAIVLAGVTVGDRSVIGAGSVVTKDVPPDVVVVGNPAKIVRRLTPV from the coding sequence ATGACCGAGCGTGAAAAGATGCTGGCGGGCCTGCCCTATGATCCGGGCGACGCAGACCTGAGGGACGGACGCGCCCGCGCCGTGGGCCTGACGGTCGCCATCAACGCCGAGCCGGATCGGGACCGCCGCAGCGCCCTGGTGAACCAGTTGGTGAACGCTGCGGACAACAAGGCGGTCATCATGCCGGGCTTCTTCTGCGACTATGGCGTCAACATCCATCTTGGCCAACGCGCCTTCGCCAACGCCAACTGCGTGTTCTTGGACTGCGCCGAGATTCGAATCGGAGACAATTTCCAGGCCGGGCCGGGGGTGCAGCTTCTGACGCCCGAGCATCCGCTGGACGCGGTGGCGCGTCGGGGCGAGGAGACGGCCCGATCCATCACTATCGGCGACGACGTGTGGATCGGCGGCGGCGCCATTGTTCTGGCGGGCGTTACGGTTGGGGATCGCTCGGTCATCGGGGCCGGTTCGGTGGTGACGAAGGATGTGCCGCCGGACGTCGTGGTGGTCGGCAATCCCGCGAAGATCGTGCGTCGTCTGACGCCTGTTTAA
- the rpmF gene encoding 50S ribosomal protein L32: MAVPKRKVSPSRRNMRRAHDALTSNVYVEDKDTGELKRPHHIDLKTGTYRGRQVITPKED, translated from the coding sequence ATGGCCGTTCCGAAGCGCAAAGTATCCCCCTCGCGTCGCAACATGCGCCGCGCCCACGATGCCCTGACCTCCAACGTCTATGTTGAGGACAAGGACACCGGCGAGCTGAAGCGCCCGCACCACATCGACCTGAAGACCGGCACCTATCGCGGTCGCCAGGTCATCACGCCCAAGGAAGACTAG
- the eno gene encoding phosphopyruvate hydratase, which translates to MTDIADIVARQILDSRGNPTVEVDVILDDGSFGRAAVPSGASTGAHEAVELRDGDKEVWGGKGVQKAVDAVNGEIFDALSGMDAEDQRRLDEAMIELDGTPNKGRLGANAILGVSLAAAKASAISSGLPLYRYIGGVSARVLPTPMMNIINGGAHADNPIDIQEFMILPTGAETFTDALRMGTEIFHALKTQLKDAGHNTNVGDEGGFAPNLASAEEALSFITKAGQAAGYLAGEDFHLGLDVASTEFFKDGKYLMTGEGKTVDADGMAAYLVDLCERFPIVSIEDGMAEDDFDGWRLLTERLGDRVQLVGDDLFVTNPARLAAGIGEGLANSILIKVNQIGTLSETLDAVDMAQRAGYTAVMSHRSGETEDSTIADLAVATNCGQIKTGSLARSDRVAKYNQLLRIEEMLGDQGVYFGDGMLLK; encoded by the coding sequence ATGACCGACATCGCCGACATCGTCGCCCGCCAGATCCTCGACAGCCGAGGCAATCCGACGGTCGAAGTGGATGTGATTCTGGACGACGGCTCGTTCGGCCGGGCCGCCGTGCCCTCGGGCGCCTCGACCGGCGCGCACGAAGCCGTCGAACTGCGCGACGGCGACAAGGAGGTCTGGGGCGGCAAGGGCGTTCAGAAGGCCGTCGACGCCGTGAATGGCGAGATTTTCGACGCCCTGTCCGGCATGGACGCCGAAGACCAGCGCCGCCTGGATGAGGCGATGATCGAATTGGATGGTACGCCCAACAAGGGCCGTCTAGGCGCCAACGCCATCCTGGGCGTGTCGTTGGCGGCGGCCAAGGCCAGCGCGATTTCGTCGGGCCTGCCGCTGTATCGCTACATCGGCGGCGTCTCGGCCCGCGTGCTGCCCACCCCGATGATGAACATCATCAACGGCGGCGCCCATGCCGACAATCCGATCGACATCCAAGAGTTCATGATCCTGCCGACGGGCGCAGAGACCTTCACCGACGCCCTGCGGATGGGCACGGAAATCTTCCATGCGCTGAAGACGCAGCTGAAGGACGCGGGCCACAACACCAACGTCGGCGACGAAGGCGGATTCGCCCCCAATCTGGCCTCGGCGGAAGAGGCGCTGAGCTTCATCACCAAGGCGGGTCAGGCCGCCGGCTATCTGGCGGGCGAGGACTTCCACCTGGGTCTGGACGTCGCCTCGACCGAGTTCTTCAAGGACGGCAAATACCTGATGACCGGCGAGGGCAAGACCGTCGATGCCGACGGCATGGCCGCCTATCTGGTCGATCTGTGCGAGCGCTTCCCCATCGTCTCCATCGAGGACGGGATGGCCGAGGACGATTTCGATGGCTGGCGACTGCTGACCGAGCGCCTGGGCGACCGGGTTCAACTGGTCGGCGACGATCTGTTCGTGACCAATCCCGCGCGTCTGGCCGCCGGCATCGGCGAGGGGCTGGCCAACTCGATCCTGATCAAGGTCAACCAGATCGGCACGCTGTCGGAGACGCTGGATGCGGTCGATATGGCCCAACGCGCGGGCTATACGGCGGTGATGAGCCATCGGTCGGGTGAAACCGAGGACTCGACCATCGCCGACCTGGCCGTGGCCACCAACTGCGGGCAGATCAAGACCGGCTCGCTGGCCCGTTCCGACCGGGTGGCCAAATATAATCAGCTGCTGCGCATCGAAGAGATGCTGGGCGACCAGGGCGTCTATTTCGGCGACGGCATGCTGTTGAAGTAG
- a CDS encoding septum formation initiator family protein, with product MPERMKPYRVSCALMLLLAYLGVQALTGERGLLSGASRDALLDQRETQLAHLAEQRRDLETRVRYLRTDSLSRDLLEERARAVLGFSDPRDYVIRVSAPPTQG from the coding sequence GTGCCCGAACGGATGAAACCTTACCGCGTATCCTGTGCCCTGATGCTTTTGCTCGCCTATCTCGGCGTGCAGGCTTTGACGGGCGAGCGCGGGCTGCTGAGCGGCGCCTCGCGCGATGCGCTTCTGGATCAGCGCGAGACTCAGCTCGCGCACCTGGCCGAACAGCGGCGCGACCTGGAGACCAGGGTCCGATATCTGCGTACTGACAGCCTGTCGCGCGATCTGCTGGAGGAACGCGCGCGGGCCGTGTTGGGCTTTTCCGACCCGCGCGACTATGTGATCCGCGTGTCGGCTCCGCCTACGCAGGGCTGA